The following proteins come from a genomic window of Balearica regulorum gibbericeps isolate bBalReg1 chromosome 9, bBalReg1.pri, whole genome shotgun sequence:
- the COPS7B gene encoding COP9 signalosome complex subunit 7b isoform X1 has product MAGEQKPSCNLLEQFILLAKGTSGSALTALINQVLEAPGVYVFGELLELTNVQELAEGSNAAYFQLLNLFAYGTYPDYVANKDNLPELTTTQKNKLKHLTIVSLASRMKCIPYSVLLKDLDMRNLRELEDLIIEAVYTDIIQGKLDQRNQVLEVDFCIGRDIQKKDISNIVKTLQEWCDGCEAVLLGIEQQVLRANQYKENHHRTQQQVEVEVTNIKKTLKATASSSAQEMEQQLVERECPPHTEQRQPTKKMSKVKGLVSSRH; this is encoded by the exons ATGGCAGGAGAACAGAAGCCGTCCTGCAATCTTCTAGAGCAGTTTATTTTACTAGCCAAAGGTACAAGTGGCTCAGCTCTGACTGCTCTTATAAATCAAGTGCTGGAGGCTCCTGGGGTTTATGTCTTCGGAGAGCTACTGGAGTTAACAAATGTGCAAGAG CTTGCTGAAGGGTCTAATGCTGCTTATTTCCAGTTGCTGAACCTGTTTGCGTATGGAACATACCCAGACTATGTAG CAAACAAAGATAACCTGCCTGAATTAACAACGACTCAGAAAAACAAGCTGAAACACTTGACGATTGTAAGCCTGGCTTCCAGAATGAAG TGCATTCCCTATTCTGTGTTGCTGAAGGACCTGGATATGAGGAATCTGAGAGAGTTGGAAGATCTGATTATTGAAGCGGTTTATACAGATATTATCCAAGGGAAGTTGGATCAGCGAAACCAGGTGCTGGAGGTGGATTTTTGTATCGGCAGAGACATTCAGAAGAAGGACATCAGTAACATTGTCAAAACACTCCAGGAATG GTGTGATGGTTGTGAAGCGGTTCTTTTAGGAATTGAGCAGCAAGTACTTAGAGCCAACCAATACAAGGAGAACCATCACCGAACTCAGCAGCAGGTAGAGGTGGAG GTCacaaacataaagaaaacattaaaagctaCAGCCTCGTCGTCGGCACAGGAGATGGAACAGCAGCTGGTAGAGCGAGAGTGCCCTCCACACACAGAACAAAGGCAGCCCACAAAGAAGATGTCCAAAGTCAAAGGGCTGGTCTCCAGCCGTCACTAG
- the COPS7B gene encoding COP9 signalosome complex subunit 7b isoform X2 translates to MAGEQKPSCNLLEQFILLAKGTSGSALTALINQVLEAPGVYVFGELLELTNVQELAEGSNAAYFQLLNLFAYGTYPDYVANKDNLPELTTTQKNKLKHLTIVSLASRMKCIPYSVLLKDLDMRNLRELEDLIIEAVYTDIIQGKLDQRNQVLEVDFCIGRDIQKKDISNIVKTLQEWCDGCEAVLLGIEQQVLRANQYKENHHRTQQQVEVESPLSFLLLANIMVGWFPSAPRQW, encoded by the exons ATGGCAGGAGAACAGAAGCCGTCCTGCAATCTTCTAGAGCAGTTTATTTTACTAGCCAAAGGTACAAGTGGCTCAGCTCTGACTGCTCTTATAAATCAAGTGCTGGAGGCTCCTGGGGTTTATGTCTTCGGAGAGCTACTGGAGTTAACAAATGTGCAAGAG CTTGCTGAAGGGTCTAATGCTGCTTATTTCCAGTTGCTGAACCTGTTTGCGTATGGAACATACCCAGACTATGTAG CAAACAAAGATAACCTGCCTGAATTAACAACGACTCAGAAAAACAAGCTGAAACACTTGACGATTGTAAGCCTGGCTTCCAGAATGAAG TGCATTCCCTATTCTGTGTTGCTGAAGGACCTGGATATGAGGAATCTGAGAGAGTTGGAAGATCTGATTATTGAAGCGGTTTATACAGATATTATCCAAGGGAAGTTGGATCAGCGAAACCAGGTGCTGGAGGTGGATTTTTGTATCGGCAGAGACATTCAGAAGAAGGACATCAGTAACATTGTCAAAACACTCCAGGAATG GTGTGATGGTTGTGAAGCGGTTCTTTTAGGAATTGAGCAGCAAGTACTTAGAGCCAACCAATACAAGGAGAACCATCACCGAACTCAGCAGCAGGTAGAGGTGGAG TCTCCTTTGTCCTTCCTGCTTCTGGCCAACATAATGGTAGGATGGTTTCCTTCTGCACCAAGGCAGTGGTAG